A stretch of the Uranotaenia lowii strain MFRU-FL chromosome 3, ASM2978415v1, whole genome shotgun sequence genome encodes the following:
- the LOC129755102 gene encoding uncharacterized protein LOC129755102: protein MCRGRTPKNPSKQSRVSSFAAPVAINCGRSTASVALAARCKLWLSSSTGTCEAHEVRSAVSFAVSVVASATNRERSNVLATTGTASAVASATNRNWKNVLAAAEAASAVASVTSRDRKNVLVTTRAVSAVASATNRVWKNTSVTTKAASTVVRPQPRIGGSMYCGNDHAFATRATIGSRSTTRTMERGATRMPSPVLRHAPKLEKL from the coding sequence ATGTGCCGTGGTCGGACGCCAAAGAATCCCAGCAAGCAGAGTCGGGTGTCATCATTCGCAGCGCCGGTTGCGATCAACTGTGGTAGATCGACAGCTTCTGTCGCTTTGGCTGCGAGGTGTAAACTGTGGCTTTCAAGTTCAACGGGAACCTGCGAGGCACACGAAGTTCGGTCAGCGGTGTCGTTCGCAGTATCAGTTGTGGCATCGGCCACAAACCGGGAGCGGAGCAACGTCCTAGCCACAACGGGGACAGCATCAGCGGTGGCATCGGCAACGAACCGAAATTGGAAGAACGTCTTGGCTGCAGCGGAGGCAGCATCAGCCGTGGCGTCGGTCACAAGCCGAGATCGGAAGAACGTTCTGGTCACCACGAGGGCAGTGTCAGCGGTGGCATCGGCCACGAATAGAGTTTGGAAGAACACATCGGTCACAACGAAGGCAGCATCAACTGTGGTACGACCACAACCTAGAATTGGTGGCAGTATGTACTGTGGTAACGACCACGCATTCGCAACGAGGGCAACAATCGGCTCAAGATCAACAACAAGGACGATGGAGCGAGGCGCGACGAGGATGCCGAGCCCTGTTTTGCGCCATGCGCCAAAACTGGAAAAGCTGTAA